A single window of Arvicanthis niloticus isolate mArvNil1 chromosome X, mArvNil1.pat.X, whole genome shotgun sequence DNA harbors:
- the Slc35a2 gene encoding UDP-galactose translocator isoform X1, which yields MAAVGVGGSAAAAGTGAVAPGALEPGSATAAHRRLKYISLAVLVVQNASLILSIRYARTLPGDRFFATTAVVMAEVLKGLTCLLLLFAQKRGNVKHLVLFLHEAVLVQYVDTLKLAVPSLIYTLQNNLQYVAITNLPAATFQVTYQLKILTTALFSVLMLNRTLSRLQWASLLLLFTGVAIVQAQQAGGSGPRSLDQNPGAGLAAVVASCLSSGFAGVYFEKILKGSSGSVWLRNLQLGLFGTALGLVGLWWAEGTAVASQGFFFGYTPAVWGVVLNQAFGGLLVAVVVKYADNILKGFATSLSIVLSTVASIRLFGFHLDPLFALGAGLVIGAVYLYSLPRGAVKAIASASASASGPCIHQQPPGQPPPPQLSSRGELITEPFLPKLLTKVKGS from the exons ATGGCAGCGGTTGGGGTTGGCGGATCTGCCGCTGCGGCTGGGACAGGGGCTGTGGCCCCGGGCGCGTTGGAACCTGGGTCCGCTACAGCGG CTCACCGGCGCCTCAAGTATATATCCTTAGCTGTGCTGGTGGTCCAGAATGCCTCCCTCATCCTCAGCATCCGCTATGCTCGAACACTGCCTGGGGACCGCTTCTTTGCCACCACTGCTGTGGTCATGGCTGAAGTGCTCAAAGGTCTCACCTGCCTCCTGCTGCTCTTCGCACAAAAGAGGG GTAATGTGAAGCACCTGGTCCTCTTCCTCCATGAAGCTGTCCTGGTACAATATGTGGACACACTCAAGCTCGCAGTGCCCTCTCTCATCTATACCTTGCAGAATAACCTCCAGTATGTTGCCATTACCAACTTGCCAGCTGCCACTTTCCAG GTGACGTATCAGCTGAAGATCCTGACCACAGCGCTGTTCTCCGTGCTGATGCTGAACCGCACCCTCTCACGCCTGCAGTGGGCCTCCCTGCTGCTGCTCTTCACTGGTGTTGCCATTGTCCAGGCACAGCAAGCTGGTGGGAGTGGCCCCCGGTCCCTGGATCAGAACCCAGGGGCAGGCTTAGCAGCCGTTGTGgcctcctgtctctcctcagGCTTCGCTGGTGTCTACTTTGAGAAGATCCTCAAAGGGAGCTCAGGTTCTGTGTGGCTGCGGAACCTCCAGCTCGGCCTCTTTGGCACAGCACTGGGCCTGGTGGGGCTCTGGTGGGCTGAGGGCACTGCCGTGGCCAGTCAAGGCTTCTTCTTTGGGTACACACCTGCTGTCTGGGGTGTAGTATTAAACCAAGCCTTTGGTGGGCTCCTGGTGGCTGTTGTTGTCAAGTATGCTGACAACATCCTCAAGGGCTTTGCCACCTCCCTGTCCATTGTGTTGTCCACTGTTGCCTCCATCCGCCTCTTTGGCTTCCACCTGGACCCCTTATTTGCCCTGGGCGCTGGGCTCGTCATTGGTGCCGTCTACCTCTACAGCCTTCCCCGAGGTGCAGTCAAAGCCatagcctctgcctctgcctctgcctctgggccCTGCATTCACCAGCAGCCTCCTGGGCAGCCACCCCCACCGCAGCTGTCTTCTCGAGGAGAACTCATCACGGAGCCCTTTCTGCCAAA